A single region of the Halarcobacter mediterraneus genome encodes:
- a CDS encoding urease accessory protein UreD, whose protein sequence is MSISIAFENEVFSLNKLQLPSRYYYFNEIENYVKLLSIGEGIFPNDRIKTNVLLEDSNAILTTESATKVYPSKKDFGINYINIKLKNSNFEFLNDELILYKNSKLLQILRINADENSTFFYSDILTQGRSYEHFDFDSMLVRNKFFCNKELEYYENFEVLGKDLKEYIKRHESGNYIYLKLYIKTKDNEAFLKILHKEGFDSFTFSKSKKIILGSISSSDMIDIKNKQKELWNIYRKNIDKKEFNLGKQ, encoded by the coding sequence ATGAGTATATCAATAGCTTTTGAAAATGAAGTATTTTCATTAAATAAATTACAACTTCCTAGTCGATACTACTATTTTAATGAAATAGAAAACTATGTAAAATTACTTAGTATAGGTGAAGGAATTTTTCCAAATGATAGAATCAAAACAAATGTATTACTTGAAGATTCAAATGCAATTCTAACTACAGAATCAGCAACAAAAGTATATCCATCAAAAAAAGATTTTGGAATAAACTATATAAATATAAAACTAAAAAATTCAAATTTTGAGTTTTTAAATGATGAACTAATATTATATAAAAATTCAAAACTTCTACAAATACTTAGAATAAATGCAGATGAAAACTCTACATTTTTTTATAGTGATATTTTAACTCAAGGTAGAAGTTATGAACACTTTGATTTTGATTCAATGTTAGTTAGGAATAAGTTTTTCTGTAATAAAGAGCTTGAATATTATGAAAACTTTGAAGTCTTAGGAAAAGATTTAAAAGAATATATAAAACGCCATGAGAGTGGAAACTATATCTATTTAAAACTTTATATTAAAACAAAAGATAATGAAGCGTTTTTAAAAATTTTACATAAAGAAGGTTTTGATTCATTTACTTTTTCAAAGTCTAAGAAAATCATTTTAGGCTCAATCTCTTCAAGTGATATGATTGACATAAAAAATAAACAAAAAGAACTTTGGAATATATATAGAAAAAATATTGACAAAAAAGAGTTTAATTTAGGGAAACAGTAA
- a CDS encoding ureidoglycolate lyase: MRVEIKPKPLTREAFEKFGEVIEKENMDSLVINRGYAEKFEVCNMDTNEENGNLCLHIYIGKKREFPLHIDMLEKHPFFSQTFLPRSKEPFYSVVALGGREPDLSTLEVFETNGEQGILLNKGTWHFSLLCIKDKEEFFVIDKVSTKQKGKNLVECIEHNIEDKEIYLIKE; encoded by the coding sequence ATGAGAGTAGAAATAAAACCAAAACCTCTAACAAGAGAAGCTTTTGAAAAATTTGGGGAAGTAATAGAAAAAGAAAATATGGACTCTCTAGTCATAAATAGAGGATATGCTGAAAAGTTTGAAGTTTGTAATATGGATACAAATGAGGAAAATGGTAATTTATGTTTACATATATATATAGGAAAAAAAAGAGAATTCCCATTACATATTGATATGTTAGAAAAACATCCTTTTTTTTCTCAAACTTTTTTACCAAGAAGTAAAGAACCCTTTTATAGCGTAGTTGCTTTAGGTGGTAGAGAACCTGACTTATCAACTCTTGAAGTTTTTGAAACAAATGGTGAACAAGGAATACTTCTTAATAAAGGTACTTGGCATTTTTCTTTACTTTGTATAAAAGATAAAGAAGAATTTTTTGTAATAGACAAAGTAAGTACTAAGCAAAAAGGAAAAAATTTAGTTGAATGTATTGAACATAATATAGAAGACAAAGAGATTTATTTAATAAAAGAATAA
- the urtC gene encoding urea ABC transporter permease subunit UrtC, whose amino-acid sequence MKRKPIFLQILENDKGGKIVLGILALVVIYVAFANLVLPQDSLFYVSTYTVTLLGKYLAFALLALALDLVWGYIGILSLGHGAFFALGGYAMGMYLMRQIGDRGVYGNPDLPDFMVFMNLKELPWFWYGFDNPIFTFIMIMLVPGLLAFVFGYLAFRSRVTGVYLSIITQAMTYALMLAFFRNDMGFGGNNGLTDFKDILGFDLQADSTRIALLIISFIALFVGYLIARFIINSRLGRVCIAIRDAESRTRFIGYKVEQYKLFIFIVSAAMAGVAGALYVPQVGIINPNVFSPLFSIELVIWVAIGGRGTLYGAIVGAFIVNYASTYFTSALPEVWLYALGGIFVVVTLFLPKGVVGLISKLNLRKDKKELSNAIA is encoded by the coding sequence ATGAAACGAAAACCAATATTTTTACAAATTTTAGAAAATGACAAAGGTGGTAAAATAGTATTAGGAATACTTGCATTAGTAGTTATTTATGTTGCTTTTGCAAACCTTGTTTTACCACAAGATTCACTATTTTATGTTTCAACATATACAGTTACACTACTTGGTAAATATTTAGCTTTTGCATTGCTTGCATTAGCTTTAGATTTAGTTTGGGGATATATAGGAATTTTAAGTCTTGGACATGGAGCTTTTTTTGCCCTTGGTGGATATGCAATGGGTATGTATCTTATGAGACAAATAGGTGATAGAGGTGTTTATGGAAATCCAGATTTACCAGACTTTATGGTATTTATGAACCTAAAAGAGTTACCTTGGTTTTGGTATGGTTTTGATAATCCTATTTTTACATTTATTATGATTATGTTAGTTCCTGGACTTTTAGCTTTTGTATTTGGATACTTAGCATTTAGATCAAGAGTTACAGGAGTTTATTTATCAATCATCACTCAAGCTATGACTTATGCTCTTATGTTAGCATTTTTTAGAAATGATATGGGCTTTGGTGGAAACAACGGACTTACAGATTTTAAAGATATTTTAGGATTTGACTTGCAAGCTGACAGTACAAGAATTGCACTGCTTATTATCTCTTTTATTGCTCTTTTTGTAGGATATCTAATCGCAAGATTTATAATAAACTCAAGACTTGGAAGAGTTTGTATAGCAATCAGAGATGCAGAGAGTAGAACAAGATTTATTGGATACAAAGTTGAGCAATATAAACTTTTTATTTTTATAGTAAGTGCTGCTATGGCAGGTGTTGCAGGAGCTTTATATGTACCACAAGTTGGGATTATCAATCCAAATGTATTTTCACCCCTATTTTCAATTGAATTAGTAATCTGGGTTGCAATTGGTGGACGTGGAACTTTATATGGTGCCATAGTTGGAGCATTTATTGTAAATTATGCAAGTACATATTTTACCTCTGCCCTTCCAGAAGTTTGGTTATATGCTTTAGGTGGTATATTTGTTGTAGTAACTTTATTCTTACCAAAAGGTGTAGTTGGACTTATCTCAAAATTAAATTTGAGAAAAGATAAAAAGGAGCTTTCAAATGCTATTGCTTAA
- a CDS encoding TRAP transporter small permease subunit, which produces MIYVFLFSKKLDTFIKRIGQISSWLIFILVLMVAGDVLLRYFFHISSIAEQELQWHILAAIAMFGSAFTFQQGEHVRVDLFYNRYSKKVKQWMNLLIPLFIIIPFSLFIIYLSSDYVMQSYTTGEVSPDPGGLPYRYLVKSLIPLGFILICIQGFAVLLRSIRQLRKEI; this is translated from the coding sequence ATGATTTATGTATTTTTATTCTCAAAAAAGCTAGATACGTTCATAAAACGTATCGGGCAAATTAGCTCTTGGCTAATTTTTATTTTAGTTTTAATGGTTGCAGGAGATGTTCTTCTTAGATATTTTTTTCATATAAGTTCAATTGCTGAACAAGAACTTCAATGGCATATTTTAGCTGCAATTGCAATGTTTGGTTCAGCATTTACTTTTCAACAAGGTGAACATGTAAGAGTTGATCTTTTTTATAATAGATATAGTAAAAAAGTTAAACAATGGATGAATTTATTAATACCTTTATTTATAATCATTCCTTTTTCACTTTTTATTATCTATTTATCTAGTGACTATGTAATGCAATCTTATACTACAGGTGAAGTATCTCCTGATCCAGGAGGATTACCATATAGATATTTGGTTAAATCTTTAATTCCTTTAGGCTTCATACTTATTTGTATCCAAGGTTTTGCAGTTTTATTAAGGTCTATAAGACAATTAAGAAAGGAGATTTAA
- a CDS encoding sulfite exporter TauE/SafE family protein, with the protein MNELLVLVPILLASGVVAGLLAGLLGVGGGIVIVPMLYHIFIYMNIDISIAMPLSIGTSLSTIVVTSIISARSHHKKGGIDWDLSKKWIPFVILGVLIGAFSSKFIDGTNLKFMFGILLLLVSLNMIISSFKKLVIAESLPGKFGQSIFATLLGGFASLLGIGGGTLMVPLLSLFSFPIHRAVSTASLFGLIISVPATIGYIIVGWNVQNLPLASTGYVNWLAFIVLVPMTMFFAPYGVKLAYKLNVKQLKLAFAIFLLCVGIKMVLV; encoded by the coding sequence ATGAATGAATTATTAGTATTAGTCCCAATTTTGTTGGCAAGTGGCGTAGTAGCTGGCTTGCTTGCAGGATTACTTGGTGTTGGTGGAGGGATTGTAATTGTTCCTATGCTTTATCATATTTTTATATATATGAATATTGATATCTCAATTGCTATGCCATTATCTATTGGAACATCTTTATCAACTATTGTTGTAACTTCAATAATATCAGCTAGATCTCACCATAAAAAAGGTGGGATTGATTGGGATTTATCTAAAAAATGGATTCCATTTGTGATTCTTGGAGTTTTAATTGGAGCATTTTCATCTAAATTTATAGATGGAACAAATTTAAAATTTATGTTTGGTATTCTACTTTTACTTGTATCTCTTAATATGATTATTAGTAGTTTTAAGAAACTTGTAATAGCAGAATCTCTTCCAGGTAAATTTGGGCAATCTATTTTTGCTACACTTCTTGGTGGTTTTGCTTCATTACTGGGTATTGGTGGGGGAACTTTGATGGTTCCTTTATTATCTTTATTCTCATTTCCAATTCATAGAGCTGTTAGTACAGCTTCATTGTTTGGTTTGATTATTAGTGTACCTGCAACTATTGGATATATTATTGTGGGATGGAATGTGCAGAATCTGCCATTAGCCTCTACAGGTTATGTTAATTGGCTGGCATTTATAGTACTAGTTCCAATGACAATGTTTTTTGCACCCTATGGTGTAAAACTGGCATATAAATTAAATGTAAAACAGTTAAAACTTGCTTTTGCTATATTCTTATTATGTGTTGGTATTAAAATGGTTTTAGTTTAA
- the urtD gene encoding urea ABC transporter ATP-binding protein UrtD, with protein MLLLKHDNEQNVGELKKGDRILYLDDVTVSFDGFKALNSLSLSIEYEELRCIIGANGAGKSTMMDVITGKTQPDKGDVIFGKAANLLEMDEPTIAEIGIGRKFQKPTVFEGHSIFENLELAMKDDKRFFKTLFAKLSGEQKDKIEETMELIGLKEHYHNPASILSHGQKQWLEIGMLLMQSPKLLLVDEPVAGMTPGEVEKTGQILTELSKNHSVVVVEHDMEFIRSIAKKVTVLHEGSVLAEGSMKDVQNNEKVRRVYLGE; from the coding sequence ATGCTATTGCTTAAACATGATAATGAACAAAATGTAGGGGAGTTAAAAAAAGGTGATAGAATCCTTTATTTAGATGATGTTACAGTTAGTTTTGATGGTTTTAAAGCTTTAAACTCTTTATCTTTATCAATAGAGTATGAAGAATTAAGATGTATTATTGGAGCAAATGGTGCAGGTAAATCCACTATGATGGATGTAATTACAGGGAAAACACAACCTGATAAAGGGGATGTTATTTTTGGTAAGGCTGCAAACCTTTTAGAAATGGATGAACCAACAATTGCTGAAATTGGTATAGGAAGAAAGTTTCAAAAACCAACAGTATTTGAAGGTCACTCAATTTTTGAAAACCTTGAACTTGCAATGAAAGATGATAAAAGATTTTTCAAAACTTTATTTGCAAAACTTAGTGGTGAGCAAAAAGATAAAATAGAAGAGACTATGGAATTAATTGGTCTAAAAGAGCATTATCATAATCCAGCTTCTATTCTTTCACATGGACAAAAACAGTGGCTTGAAATAGGAATGTTACTTATGCAAAGCCCAAAGCTTCTACTTGTTGATGAACCAGTTGCAGGTATGACTCCAGGAGAGGTTGAAAAAACAGGTCAAATCTTAACTGAGCTTTCAAAAAATCATTCAGTAGTGGTTGTTGAGCATGATATGGAGTTTATTAGAAGTATTGCAAAAAAAGTTACAGTACTTCATGAGGGTTCAGTTTTAGCTGAGGGTTCTATGAAAGATGTTCAGAACAATGAGAAAGTTAGACGTGTGTATTTGGGAGAATAA
- a CDS encoding gamma-glutamyltransferase family protein — MSNLPLTQTSNNAMVVSPHHCASDAGLEILKQGGNAIEATIAVASSLAVHYPHMTGIGGDAFWLIYDPKEGVSFIEASGYSGFDVSMSQYEGLETIPFRGRVAANTAAGAVSAWDLAYEKSKKQWNGKLSTSELVKEAVHSSKEGIIVTESLSQTLEEKREELIVDPYFANIYYPKGNTPKTGDILKQEKLGSTLKTLGEKGYDDFYRGSLSQKIAKDFNSRDGLISIKDLNEHHASWNTPLQMKTSNATIFNASAPTQGVASLMILGLFDRWNEKLPKKDSTQYVHLLVEATKIAFKHRDKMSTSATAEELQKWLEPEYLDKLSEEIDLEKALPWGENAAPGDTTWFGAIDSKGRVVSAIQSIYHEFGSGLTLPETGIVWQNRGCSFALDSSHIQALEPHKKPFHTLNPAIALFDDGRVMAYGTMGGDGQPQTQAAVFSRYAYYNEDLSACINNPRWLLGRTWGNSSQSLKLESRFDDKLINELKEKGHDVEILGELDSAVGHAGALVYDRSKTIKGAFDPRSDGKASSF, encoded by the coding sequence ATGAGTAACTTACCTTTAACACAAACTTCGAACAATGCAATGGTAGTTTCACCACACCATTGTGCCTCAGATGCAGGACTTGAAATTTTAAAACAAGGGGGAAATGCAATTGAAGCTACAATTGCAGTTGCCTCATCTTTAGCAGTTCACTACCCACATATGACTGGGATTGGTGGAGATGCCTTTTGGTTAATATATGACCCTAAAGAGGGGGTTAGTTTTATTGAAGCGTCTGGATACTCAGGTTTTGATGTAAGTATGAGTCAATATGAAGGACTAGAAACAATTCCTTTTAGAGGAAGAGTTGCAGCAAATACTGCTGCTGGTGCTGTTTCTGCTTGGGATTTAGCATATGAAAAAAGTAAAAAGCAGTGGAATGGAAAACTCTCTACTTCAGAACTTGTAAAAGAAGCAGTACACTCATCAAAAGAGGGAATTATAGTTACTGAGTCTTTATCTCAAACATTAGAAGAAAAAAGAGAAGAACTCATAGTTGACCCTTACTTTGCAAATATTTATTACCCTAAGGGAAATACTCCTAAGACAGGAGATATCTTAAAACAAGAAAAACTTGGGTCTACATTAAAGACTCTAGGTGAAAAAGGATATGATGATTTTTATAGAGGAAGTTTATCTCAAAAAATTGCTAAAGATTTTAACTCAAGAGATGGATTAATATCTATAAAAGATTTAAATGAACATCACGCTTCTTGGAATACACCTTTACAAATGAAAACAAGTAATGCAACAATCTTTAATGCCTCTGCTCCAACACAAGGGGTAGCATCATTAATGATTTTAGGTCTATTTGATAGATGGAATGAAAAGTTACCTAAAAAAGATTCAACTCAATATGTACACTTATTGGTTGAAGCTACTAAAATTGCATTTAAGCATAGAGATAAAATGAGTACTTCTGCAACTGCTGAAGAATTACAAAAATGGTTAGAACCTGAATATCTTGATAAACTAAGTGAAGAAATTGATTTAGAAAAAGCACTTCCTTGGGGAGAAAATGCAGCACCTGGTGATACAACTTGGTTTGGTGCAATAGATTCTAAAGGTAGAGTTGTAAGTGCTATTCAAAGTATTTATCATGAGTTTGGAAGTGGATTAACATTGCCTGAAACTGGTATTGTTTGGCAAAATAGAGGTTGTAGTTTTGCTTTAGACTCATCTCATATTCAAGCTTTAGAACCACACAAAAAACCTTTCCATACCTTAAACCCTGCAATTGCATTGTTTGATGATGGAAGAGTTATGGCTTATGGAACTATGGGTGGAGATGGACAGCCACAAACTCAAGCAGCAGTTTTTTCTAGATATGCTTATTACAATGAAGATTTGTCAGCTTGTATAAACAATCCTAGATGGCTTCTAGGAAGAACTTGGGGTAATTCCTCTCAAAGTTTAAAACTAGAATCTAGATTTGATGATAAGTTGATTAATGAATTAAAAGAAAAAGGTCATGATGTTGAAATTTTAGGTGAATTAGATTCTGCCGTTGGTCATGCAGGAGCTTTAGTTTATGATAGATCAAAAACTATAAAAGGGGCATTTGACCCAAGAAGTGATGGTAAGGCATCAAGTTTTTAA
- a CDS encoding TRAP transporter substrate-binding protein, which produces MTKNRRDFIKKTSLSAIGAAIAVPSIASADSKKTFRWKMTNCYGAGAPFYSKGPGSAEYFCKRVEELSNKRLRIKHYPAGELIPAMEGFDAVSKGTIQMNWGNSFFWAGKTFAAQYFTAVPFGMNFQGTNAWLQFGGGQELWDEVYKPFNVIGLAAGNTGVQMTGWFKKEIKSVEDLKGLRMRVPGLAGKVLEQLGVGVKLLPGGEIFPALERGVIDAAEFVGPFQDRRMGLHKAAKNYYTTGWGEPSNTTECLINKDAWNALPEDLKAIVKSVAAECNLMGLSWSEANNSEALKDLVDNEGVIARTLPDSVIKKLKEVTFKTYDNLTAKDPLVKKVHDSYFAFKAMHDDWQNKSEEVVMTKLSS; this is translated from the coding sequence ATGACTAAGAATAGAAGAGATTTCATAAAGAAAACAAGTTTATCAGCTATTGGTGCAGCAATTGCAGTACCTTCAATTGCAAGTGCAGATTCAAAAAAAACTTTTAGATGGAAAATGACCAATTGTTACGGAGCAGGAGCTCCTTTTTATTCAAAAGGACCAGGAAGTGCTGAATATTTTTGTAAAAGAGTTGAGGAGTTATCCAATAAAAGGTTAAGAATTAAACATTATCCTGCTGGTGAACTTATACCTGCAATGGAAGGTTTTGATGCAGTATCAAAAGGAACTATTCAAATGAACTGGGGAAACTCTTTCTTCTGGGCAGGTAAAACTTTTGCTGCACAATATTTTACAGCAGTACCATTTGGTATGAACTTCCAAGGAACTAATGCTTGGCTTCAATTTGGTGGAGGACAAGAATTATGGGATGAAGTATACAAACCTTTTAATGTAATAGGACTTGCAGCAGGTAATACTGGTGTACAAATGACAGGTTGGTTTAAAAAAGAGATAAAAAGTGTTGAAGATTTAAAAGGTCTAAGAATGAGAGTTCCGGGACTTGCAGGAAAAGTTTTAGAGCAACTTGGTGTTGGAGTTAAGCTTCTTCCAGGAGGAGAAATTTTTCCAGCTTTAGAAAGAGGAGTTATAGATGCAGCTGAATTTGTAGGACCATTTCAAGATAGAAGAATGGGATTACATAAAGCTGCTAAAAATTACTATACAACAGGATGGGGAGAACCAAGTAATACAACAGAGTGTCTTATTAATAAAGATGCTTGGAATGCACTTCCTGAAGATTTAAAAGCTATTGTAAAAAGTGTTGCAGCTGAATGTAATTTAATGGGGCTTTCTTGGTCAGAAGCAAATAACTCAGAGGCATTAAAAGACTTAGTAGACAATGAGGGTGTAATAGCACGTACACTTCCTGATTCAGTTATTAAAAAGCTTAAGGAAGTAACATTTAAAACCTACGATAACTTAACTGCAAAAGATCCTTTAGTTAAAAAAGTACATGATAGTTATTTTGCCTTTAAAGCAATGCATGATGATTGGCAAAATAAAAGTGAAGAAGTCGTAATGACGAAGTTGTCATCATGA
- a CDS encoding ABC transporter ATP-binding protein yields the protein MISCKDLHVTFNHGLATEKLALRGIDLTIPAGEFVTVIGSNGAGKSTLLNTIAGDIEATHGQIFFDDRDVTSLPATGRTKDIARVFQDPLAGTCGDLTVEENMCLAYGRGKRGTLSLALNSKLRKLFKEQLSRLNLGLEDRLNSQMGLLSGGQRQSVSLLMSALQPSSILLLDEHTAALDPKTAALIMDITSQIVEEKSLTVMMVTHSMRQALDHGSRTIMLHEGKIIFDLEGKERSDYEVKDLLNLFALARKDGEELDDDKLLLDS from the coding sequence ATGATTTCTTGTAAAGATTTACATGTTACTTTTAATCATGGCTTAGCAACTGAAAAGTTAGCTTTAAGAGGTATTGATCTAACTATACCTGCTGGTGAATTTGTAACTGTTATTGGTTCAAATGGTGCAGGAAAATCAACTTTACTTAACACTATTGCAGGTGATATTGAAGCAACTCATGGACAGATATTTTTTGATGACAGAGATGTAACATCATTACCTGCAACAGGTCGTACAAAAGATATTGCTAGAGTATTTCAAGACCCACTTGCTGGAACTTGTGGTGATTTAACAGTTGAAGAGAACATGTGCCTTGCTTACGGTAGAGGGAAAAGAGGTACTTTATCTTTAGCATTAAATAGTAAACTTAGAAAACTTTTTAAAGAGCAGTTAAGTAGACTTAATCTAGGTCTTGAAGATAGGTTAAATTCTCAAATGGGGCTTTTATCTGGGGGACAAAGACAATCAGTTAGTCTTTTAATGTCTGCTTTACAACCAAGTAGTATTTTACTTTTAGATGAACATACAGCTGCATTAGATCCAAAAACAGCTGCACTTATTATGGATATTACTTCACAAATTGTTGAAGAAAAATCCTTAACAGTAATGATGGTTACTCATTCTATGAGACAAGCTCTTGACCATGGGAGCCGAACTATCATGCTACACGAAGGTAAAATTATCTTTGATTTAGAAGGTAAAGAAAGATCTGATTATGAAGTAAAAGATTTACTTAATTTATTTGCCCTTGCAAGAAAAGATGGCGAAGAATTAGATGATGATAAATTATTATTAGACAGTTAA
- the urtE gene encoding urea ABC transporter ATP-binding subunit UrtE, whose product MMINIKNLNQFYGQSHTLWDLNLEIEPGKCTCLMGRNGVGKTTLAKAIMGLLPVKSGQIIYEDKDISKLGSEKRAGLGIGYVPQGREIFSQLTVKENLEIGLLGNRNGLKQVPEKIYELFPVLKDMLKRKGGDLSGGQQQQLAIGRALCLEPKLLILDEPSEGIQPNIVQQIGGVIDYLTKEEKITVILVEQKLPFARRHGDDFYLLDRGSVVAKGEIEDLSETIVEQYLSV is encoded by the coding sequence ATGATGATAAATATTAAAAATCTAAACCAATTTTATGGACAAAGTCATACTCTTTGGGATTTAAACTTAGAGATTGAACCAGGGAAATGTACTTGTCTTATGGGAAGAAATGGAGTTGGTAAAACAACTTTAGCAAAAGCAATTATGGGGTTACTTCCAGTTAAAAGTGGCCAAATTATTTATGAAGACAAAGATATTAGTAAACTTGGAAGTGAAAAAAGAGCAGGGCTTGGTATAGGTTATGTACCACAAGGAAGAGAGATATTTTCTCAACTAACTGTTAAAGAGAATCTAGAAATAGGATTACTAGGAAACAGAAATGGCTTAAAACAAGTTCCTGAAAAGATATATGAACTATTCCCAGTTTTAAAAGATATGTTAAAAAGAAAAGGTGGTGACCTTAGTGGTGGACAACAACAACAATTAGCAATTGGAAGAGCTCTTTGTTTAGAACCAAAACTTTTAATCCTTGATGAGCCAAGTGAAGGTATTCAACCAAATATAGTCCAACAAATTGGAGGAGTTATTGATTACCTTACAAAAGAGGAAAAGATAACTGTTATTTTAGTTGAACAAAAACTACCATTTGCAAGAAGACATGGAGATGATTTTTATTTACTTGATAGAGGAAGTGTTGTTGCAAAAGGTGAGATTGAAGATTTAAGTGAGACAATAGTAGAACAATATCTATCAGTATAA
- a CDS encoding TRAP transporter large permease: MDPQILAILMVISLFGLILLGVPVAFSIAGAGLLFGVIGADLNLFNLLPSRIFGVLTNYTLLAIPLFVFMGILLEKSRLAEKMLDILGLLSGKKPGGMAIAIIVVGILMGASTGIVGATVVTLTMIALPTLLKRNYSHSVSCGTICASGTLGQILPPSLVLILLADISGEAIGPLFAAALMPGLLLAVCYILYIIILSKFAPHHVPPIDKEERDSYSKKELWIEFFKSVAPPFLLIFAVLGSIIGGLAAPTEAASMGAIGSLLIVFLSRRLNLEILKETLYETMKVTGMIMFVLIASQVFGLSFKALDGDYLVEDLFAAIPGGMWGSILFMMLILFILGFFLEWIEISYIVLPLVLPIFHALDINMIWLGILIALNLQSSFLTPPFGWSLFFLKGVAPKEIKTMEIYKGVLPFIAIQIIVIALVMIFPEIALWLPKSIGWM; the protein is encoded by the coding sequence ATGGATCCACAGATATTGGCAATATTGATGGTTATATCTTTATTTGGTCTAATCCTACTAGGAGTTCCTGTTGCCTTTTCAATTGCGGGAGCAGGACTACTATTTGGAGTAATTGGAGCAGATTTAAACTTATTTAATTTATTACCATCAAGAATTTTTGGAGTACTTACAAACTATACTCTTCTTGCAATACCACTATTTGTTTTTATGGGAATACTTTTAGAAAAATCCCGTTTAGCAGAAAAGATGTTAGATATTTTAGGTTTACTTTCAGGTAAAAAACCTGGTGGTATGGCAATTGCTATTATTGTTGTTGGTATTTTAATGGGTGCTTCTACTGGAATTGTCGGAGCTACAGTTGTAACACTTACAATGATAGCTTTACCTACATTATTAAAAAGAAATTATAGCCATAGTGTCTCTTGCGGTACGATATGTGCATCTGGAACATTGGGGCAAATTTTACCTCCAAGTTTAGTTTTAATTTTATTAGCTGATATTAGTGGAGAAGCTATAGGTCCTTTATTTGCTGCTGCATTAATGCCGGGATTATTATTAGCAGTTTGCTATATTTTATATATTATAATTTTAAGTAAGTTTGCACCTCATCATGTTCCACCTATTGATAAGGAAGAAAGAGATTCTTATTCTAAAAAAGAATTATGGATAGAGTTTTTTAAATCGGTGGCACCACCTTTTCTTTTAATTTTTGCTGTTCTAGGTTCAATTATTGGTGGACTTGCAGCTCCTACAGAAGCTGCTTCTATGGGAGCTATTGGGTCACTTTTAATTGTATTTTTAAGTAGAAGACTAAATTTAGAAATTTTAAAAGAAACTTTATATGAAACTATGAAAGTGACTGGTATGATTATGTTTGTTCTTATCGCTTCTCAAGTTTTTGGACTTAGTTTTAAAGCTTTAGACGGGGATTATTTAGTTGAAGATCTTTTTGCAGCAATACCAGGGGGAATGTGGGGTTCAATTTTATTTATGATGCTTATTTTATTCATTTTAGGTTTTTTCTTAGAATGGATTGAAATATCATATATTGTTTTACCATTAGTTTTACCAATATTTCATGCACTTGATATAAATATGATTTGGTTAGGGATATTAATAGCCTTAAACCTTCAATCATCATTTTTAACCCCACCCTTTGGTTGGTCACTCTTTTTCTTAAAAGGAGTAGCTCCAAAAGAGATAAAAACTATGGAAATTTATAAAGGAGTATTGCCATTTATTGCAATTCAAATTATTGTAATTGCATTAGTGATGATATTTCCAGAAATAGCCCTTTGGCTACCAAAATCAATAGGATGGATGTAA